One Elaeis guineensis isolate ETL-2024a chromosome 10, EG11, whole genome shotgun sequence genomic window carries:
- the LOC140852234 gene encoding uncharacterized protein isoform X1: protein MNLLCWSKTELIPTPWIGTPPSSLRPRPTPPPLPPIWIPSTTLGTLMGVSFPEIAVQPGRVLSRRDHGVGGGGGGEGAGTRPKHSGLPERRRRRHRGGRRWWRLCRDDMVGTTSLGDFLQVERRLDVDGEVADGRFLYGGGGGVTEHEALGGGPLFEDERVLPPAEGRRRPQQHRAAEGLGYLGRLPVLLTGICGGGEG from the exons ATGAACTTATTATGTTGGTCCAAGACTGAACTTATTCCGACGCCATGGATAGGGACACCGCCTTCATCCCTTCGTCCCCGACCAACTCCTCCCCCTCTTCCTCCGATCTGGATACCGAG CACGACTCTGGGGACGCTGATGGGCGTCTCCTTCCCGGAGATCGCCGTCCAGCCGGGGAGGGTTCTTTCGCGGCGGGATCACGGcgtcggcggcggcggcggaggagaGGGGGCAGGGACGAGGCCCAAGCATAGTGGGTTGCCGGaaaggcggcggcggcggcaccGCGGGGGACGGAGGTGGTGGCGGCTGTGCCGGGACGACATGGTGGGGACCACCTCGCTGGGGGACTTCCTCCAGGTGGAGCGGCGGCTGGACGTGGACGGCGAGGTGGCGGACGGCCGCTTCCTCTACGGCGGCGGAGGGGGAGTGACGGAGCACGAGGCGCTGGGCGGCGGGCCACTGTTCGAGGACGAGAGGGTGCTGCCGCCGGCGGAGGGGCGGCGGCGGCCGCAGCAGCACAGGGCGGCGGAGGGGTTGGGGTATCTGGGGAGGCTGCCGGTGCTGCTAACCGGGATCTGCGGCGGGGGTGAGGGGTAG
- the LOC140852234 gene encoding uncharacterized protein At3g17950 isoform X2, with protein MDRDTAFIPSSPTNSSPSSSDLDTESTGSFFHDRSTTLGTLMGVSFPEIAVQPGRVLSRRDHGVGGGGGGEGAGTRPKHSGLPERRRRRHRGGRRWWRLCRDDMVGTTSLGDFLQVERRLDVDGEVADGRFLYGGGGGVTEHEALGGGPLFEDERVLPPAEGRRRPQQHRAAEGLGYLGRLPVLLTGICGGGEG; from the exons ATGGATAGGGACACCGCCTTCATCCCTTCGTCCCCGACCAACTCCTCCCCCTCTTCCTCCGATCTGGATACCGAG tcGACCGGTTCGTTCTTCCACGACCGAAGCACGACTCTGGGGACGCTGATGGGCGTCTCCTTCCCGGAGATCGCCGTCCAGCCGGGGAGGGTTCTTTCGCGGCGGGATCACGGcgtcggcggcggcggcggaggagaGGGGGCAGGGACGAGGCCCAAGCATAGTGGGTTGCCGGaaaggcggcggcggcggcaccGCGGGGGACGGAGGTGGTGGCGGCTGTGCCGGGACGACATGGTGGGGACCACCTCGCTGGGGGACTTCCTCCAGGTGGAGCGGCGGCTGGACGTGGACGGCGAGGTGGCGGACGGCCGCTTCCTCTACGGCGGCGGAGGGGGAGTGACGGAGCACGAGGCGCTGGGCGGCGGGCCACTGTTCGAGGACGAGAGGGTGCTGCCGCCGGCGGAGGGGCGGCGGCGGCCGCAGCAGCACAGGGCGGCGGAGGGGTTGGGGTATCTGGGGAGGCTGCCGGTGCTGCTAACCGGGATCTGCGGCGGGGGTGAGGGGTAG